A genomic region of Zea mays cultivar B73 chromosome 6, Zm-B73-REFERENCE-NAM-5.0, whole genome shotgun sequence contains the following coding sequences:
- the LOC100274373 gene encoding uncharacterized protein isoform X1, whose product MDEGYSNLPTSHLLGSVPAVTQDDRKLGPPAAQDAAATSRLQEFPPGGGNVGGYRPPGGPADGDVENQADWKGYFNVASYAPYFNVDTDVVVDRLISSVYPMDGFYRKIDANPDMYGPLWITTTLIFMLAVFGNYATYLVQTKKDMDIWNFDVGYFSWAASVMYSYAIIVPVVFFFLFQYFGSRPSLVRFWCMWGYSLFIFIPASVLLLIPVGFLQWVIIALAGGASSWFITLNLKECTEGADLMVLMASASVLQFALALFIKVYFFA is encoded by the exons ATGGACGAGGGCTATTCCAACCTCCCCACCAGCCACCTCCTCGGCTCCGTCCCC GCTGTGACACAAGATGACAGGAAATTGGGTCCCCCCGCCGCCCAAG ATGCAGCTGCCACCTCTCGGTTGCAGGAGTTCCCACCTGGAGGTGGTAATGTTGGAGGGTATCGGCCACCAGGTGGCCCTGCAG ATGGAGATGTTGAAAACCAAGCAGATTGGAAAGGATACTTCAATGTTGCATCTTATGCTCCATACTTCAATGTTGATACTGATGTTGTAGTTGACAGGCTCATCAGTTCAGTTTATCCAATGGATGGTTTTTACAGGAAAATTGATGCTAATCCTGACAT GTATGGGCCTTTATGGATCACCACTACTCTGATTTTCATGCTTGCTGTGTTTGGTAACTATGCCACTTATCTGGTGCAAACTAAAAAGGATATGGACATATGGAACTTTGATGTTGGTTATTTCAGTTGGGCAGCATCAGTCATGTATAGTTATGCTATCATTGTGCCCGTCGTGTTCTTTTTCCTGTTTCAGTATTTTGGATCACGCCCAAGTCTTGTTCGATTTTGGTGTATGTGGGGCTATTCTCTGTTTATCTTCATACCTGCATCT GTACTTTTGCTTATTCCTGTGGGATTTCTTCAATGGGTCATCATAGCTCTTGCTGGTGGTGCATCATCTTGGTTCATCACTTTAAATTTGAAGGAATGCACTGAAGGAGCTGATCTAATGGTTCTGATGGCTAGTGCATCAGTGCTGCAATTTGCTCTGGCACTGTTCATCAAAGTTTACTTTTTCGCCTGA
- the LOC100274373 gene encoding uncharacterized protein LOC100274373 — MDEGYSNLPTSHLLGSVPAVTQDDRKLGPPAAQVADAAATSRLQEFPPGGGNVGGYRPPGGPADGDVENQADWKGYFNVASYAPYFNVDTDVVVDRLISSVYPMDGFYRKIDANPDMYGPLWITTTLIFMLAVFGNYATYLVQTKKDMDIWNFDVGYFSWAASVMYSYAIIVPVVFFFLFQYFGSRPSLVRFWCMWGYSLFIFIPASVLLLIPVGFLQWVIIALAGGASSWFITLNLKECTEGADLMVLMASASVLQFALALFIKVYFFA, encoded by the exons ATGGACGAGGGCTATTCCAACCTCCCCACCAGCCACCTCCTCGGCTCCGTCCCC GCTGTGACACAAGATGACAGGAAATTGGGTCCCCCCGCCGCCCAAG TTGCAGATGCAGCTGCCACCTCTCGGTTGCAGGAGTTCCCACCTGGAGGTGGTAATGTTGGAGGGTATCGGCCACCAGGTGGCCCTGCAG ATGGAGATGTTGAAAACCAAGCAGATTGGAAAGGATACTTCAATGTTGCATCTTATGCTCCATACTTCAATGTTGATACTGATGTTGTAGTTGACAGGCTCATCAGTTCAGTTTATCCAATGGATGGTTTTTACAGGAAAATTGATGCTAATCCTGACAT GTATGGGCCTTTATGGATCACCACTACTCTGATTTTCATGCTTGCTGTGTTTGGTAACTATGCCACTTATCTGGTGCAAACTAAAAAGGATATGGACATATGGAACTTTGATGTTGGTTATTTCAGTTGGGCAGCATCAGTCATGTATAGTTATGCTATCATTGTGCCCGTCGTGTTCTTTTTCCTGTTTCAGTATTTTGGATCACGCCCAAGTCTTGTTCGATTTTGGTGTATGTGGGGCTATTCTCTGTTTATCTTCATACCTGCATCT GTACTTTTGCTTATTCCTGTGGGATTTCTTCAATGGGTCATCATAGCTCTTGCTGGTGGTGCATCATCTTGGTTCATCACTTTAAATTTGAAGGAATGCACTGAAGGAGCTGATCTAATGGTTCTGATGGCTAGTGCATCAGTGCTGCAATTTGCTCTGGCACTGTTCATCAAAGTTTACTTTTTCGCCTGA